The sequence below is a genomic window from candidate division WOR-3 bacterium.
GCTGGTTCTATTTCTAAGTATGATCGTGACGCTGAGTCCAGCGTACGAAGGTCTTTATGGAGTGGTTGCAGGTGGGACCATTCATGAGTACACACCCGCACCAAGTGGTGATGCAAATGTGCTTTATTTATCTAATGGAATCTCTTTCGATATTCATACAGGCGAGCCAGAACTGCCGGCTGATCTCACGCGTGCGCATTCAGAATACTACATCGTGCACTGCAGTGGACCGGTACATCATCTGTACCGCTCACAGATCGAGGCGACAGGTGCGCGAGTGTACTCCTATATTCCCAACTATGCTTTTCTGGTTAAGATGAACGACGCCGCGAAGAGTGAGGTTGAACGGTTAGGGTTTGTCGATTGGATAGGCATTTACCAGCCTGCATACAAGCTCTCCGGTCAGGAAGAGTTTAACGAGTTGAGGGGCAGTCACGAAGTTACCCTGCTGGTCTATCCGGACGCGGAGTTGGGTGTAGTAATGGACGAGCTGGAATCTCTCGGGGACGGATCGTGGACGTGGCATCAAGCGATTTGTTCGGGATAATAAGATTTGATATTGACCTGTCTCTCGTTCCCAGGATTGCTAACATTGAGACAGTTAACTGGATCGAACCGTGGCACAAAATGGAACCGCACAACGCAAGTGTCCAGTGGGTTGTCCAGACGGCCACTTCCCAGAACCGGCGTATCTGGGATATGGGGATTACCGGTGAGGGGCAACTTCTGAGCATATGTGACAGTGGTGTGCGCACTTCGCATTACGCCTTCCGCAGCACATCCTCGAGCTGGCTCACGACCTGGGGCGATTATCCATCTGACCGCAAGATAGTCGCTTATAAACCAGCAAACTCTTATGGTGCGGGATATGCCGATTTTGGTGATGAACTGTGCAATTACTGCCACGGCAGTCATGTGTCGGGTACTGCTCTCGGAAATGATGATGTAATGGGAAGTCCGAGCACTTATGATGGTGTGGCCATAGACAGCCGGCTGTATTTCTGTGACGGTGGTGGATCTCTAGGCTGCGTCTATATTCCATCCAATCTTTACGAGCTTTTCATCCTTCCATACACCGGTAACGCGGCCGGAAGCGTAAAGATCATGACAAACTCCTGGGGCAATTCGGTTAACGGCCAGTATACATCAGAGGCCATGACCGTCGATTATTTCATGTATTTGTACAAAGATTTTCTGTTGTTCTTCTCAAACGGTAATGACGGACCGTCCGCGATGACTGTCGGCTCGCCGGCAACTGCCAAGAATTGTGTTTCGGTTGGTGGGACGAGAAACGGTGCACAGTGCAGCAGCATCTATTACTTCTCGAGCCGCGGACCGACCCAGGATGGACGGATCAAACCAACTATCCTTACACCCGGACAGACGGTCACGTCAGTCAATGGTGCGGGCGATGTGAATTATACGATAATGGATGGTACGAGCATGGCCTCGCCCAGCGCCGCTGGAAGCGCAGTCCTTGTGCGCCAGTACTTTGTCGATGGATGGTATCCCTCAGGTTCTGTAAACCCCGCTGATTCGCTAA
It includes:
- a CDS encoding S8 family serine peptidase, which translates into the protein MDVASSDLFGIIRFDIDLSLVPRIANIETVNWIEPWHKMEPHNASVQWVVQTATSQNRRIWDMGITGEGQLLSICDSGVRTSHYAFRSTSSSWLTTWGDYPSDRKIVAYKPANSYGAGYADFGDELCNYCHGSHVSGTALGNDDVMGSPSTYDGVAIDSRLYFCDGGGSLGCVYIPSNLYELFILPYTGNAAGSVKIMTNSWGNSVNGQYTSEAMTVDYFMYLYKDFLLFFSNGNDGPSAMTVGSPATAKNCVSVGGTRNGAQCSSIYYFSSRGPTQDGRIKPTILTPGQTVTSVNGAGDVNYTIMDGTSMASPSAAGSAVLVRQYFVDGWYPSGSVNPADSLIPSAALLKAMLVNSADRNMSGYTVPDYNVGWGRVDLDSVLHFGGDTKDLAVVDNQTGLSTGQYIEYTYNVVSNTEPFRVALVWTDYPGSGGAGIKLVNNLNLLVTDPGNNQYKGNVYSGGQSITGGDHDSLNVEECVRVDNPTSGNWTIRVSAPNCPYGPQPFALVITGDLVGTGVMESSVISRTKSISIYPFVSYSHPYRLSYSFGEQTRLRVQIYDTMGRMVDDEDYGLLDGSGELMIDLDRFASGIYFIRTQTGDLSGMSKVVWVR